One genomic window of Kosmotoga olearia TBF 19.5.1 includes the following:
- a CDS encoding TIGR03960 family B12-binding radical SAM protein — MDIYRWLVSSGVLSTVKKPSRYIGKELNIVKKDPRNKLRFLLAFPDAYEIGMSHLGLKLLYKYLNEDPEIYAERTYLPWKDMMAKMKENNVPLYSLETYTPAKEFHIFGITLQYELSFTNVIALLDLAEISIWQKDRTTEPLVIGGGPCTANPEPIADFFDAFVIGDGESITLQLARIVKENLDLLKKGKRRELLEMLKELPGMYVPSLNDGKVVKAVISDINDYRIDTKPVVPFMGVVHDRAVVEVMRGCDRGCRFCQAGMFYRPVRERNHKAILEDIKELIDNTGYEELSFLSLSTMDYTAIQELTNSILPYLGERKVALSLPSTRVDSFGIEIASKIASVRKTGLTFAPEAGTQRLRDVINKNISEEDLMNSVNSAIKHGWRRLKLYFMIGLPTETEEDINGIVELARKAKKAGLKDVTVSVSIFVPKPHTPFQFAKQIDPTEARKKMKILRAIKKFGKLQVHDPGKSYVEGVLSRGDRKVAKAIYRAYTLGALFDEWGEEFSFSRWLKAFEESGIKPEEYTRERSISEPLPWDHVSLGIRKEFLIQEYKKALRGETTPDCRWDICSLCGVCPDLKVANRLIRILKH, encoded by the coding sequence ATGGATATTTATAGATGGCTTGTTAGTTCTGGCGTTCTTTCAACTGTCAAAAAGCCTTCCAGATACATAGGAAAAGAATTGAATATAGTAAAAAAAGACCCAAGAAATAAGCTGCGATTTCTTTTAGCATTTCCGGATGCCTATGAGATCGGTATGTCGCATTTAGGTCTGAAATTGCTCTATAAATATCTTAATGAAGATCCGGAGATATACGCTGAGAGAACTTATCTTCCATGGAAAGATATGATGGCAAAGATGAAAGAGAATAACGTCCCTCTTTATTCTCTGGAAACCTATACTCCGGCCAAGGAGTTTCATATCTTTGGAATAACCTTGCAGTACGAATTGAGCTTCACCAACGTGATAGCACTTTTGGATCTGGCTGAGATCTCGATCTGGCAGAAAGACAGAACCACAGAGCCGCTCGTCATTGGCGGGGGACCGTGTACGGCAAATCCTGAACCAATAGCGGATTTCTTTGATGCTTTTGTAATCGGCGATGGAGAATCCATTACTCTCCAGCTGGCAAGGATTGTTAAAGAAAATCTAGACTTGCTGAAAAAAGGCAAGAGACGCGAGCTTTTGGAAATGCTTAAAGAACTACCAGGAATGTACGTTCCCTCTCTAAATGATGGTAAAGTCGTCAAAGCTGTAATTTCCGACATAAATGATTACAGAATAGATACCAAGCCTGTCGTTCCTTTCATGGGGGTCGTTCATGACAGAGCAGTAGTAGAGGTTATGCGAGGTTGCGATCGCGGTTGTAGATTTTGTCAGGCAGGAATGTTTTACAGACCTGTGAGGGAGAGAAACCATAAGGCCATTCTGGAAGATATAAAGGAGCTAATTGATAACACAGGATATGAAGAGCTTTCGTTCCTTTCTCTAAGCACCATGGACTATACGGCAATTCAGGAACTTACGAACAGCATATTACCGTACCTTGGTGAGAGAAAAGTTGCGTTATCTTTGCCTTCAACGAGAGTGGACAGCTTTGGAATTGAGATTGCTTCAAAGATTGCTTCTGTACGAAAAACAGGCCTTACTTTCGCTCCCGAAGCGGGTACACAGCGATTGAGGGACGTAATAAATAAAAACATATCAGAAGAGGATCTTATGAATTCCGTTAATTCCGCAATCAAGCATGGTTGGAGAAGATTGAAATTGTACTTCATGATAGGTCTTCCAACGGAAACTGAGGAAGATATAAATGGAATTGTTGAACTTGCACGTAAAGCCAAGAAAGCCGGTTTGAAAGATGTGACGGTTTCTGTGTCGATCTTTGTTCCAAAACCTCACACTCCTTTTCAATTTGCAAAGCAGATTGACCCGACTGAAGCAAGGAAGAAAATGAAAATACTCAGGGCGATAAAGAAGTTCGGAAAACTACAGGTTCACGATCCGGGAAAGAGTTATGTTGAGGGCGTGTTGAGTCGAGGAGATAGAAAGGTAGCTAAAGCGATATATAGAGCTTACACCCTTGGTGCCCTGTTTGATGAATGGGGTGAAGAGTTTTCTTTTTCAAGATGGTTGAAGGCTTTTGAAGAAAGCGGGATCAAACCCGAAGAATATACGAGAGAACGTTCAATATCAGAACCACTACCGTGGGACCATGTCTCCCTTGGAATAAGAAAAGAATTCCTGATTCAGGAATATAAAAAAGCACTTAGGGGGGAAACAACCCCTGATTGCAGATGGGATATTTGCAGTCTTTGTGGAGTATGCCCGGATTTGAAGGTCGCTAACAGACTTATCCGAATTTTAAAGCACTGA
- the murC gene encoding UDP-N-acetylmuramate--L-alanine ligase gives MKYHFIGIGGIGMSGLALHLAAEGNEVYGSNFEENERVEYLRRVGMRIYIGHARENWENPDVVVHTTAVSRGNPELERSISEGVPLLYRMELLRKVIASRNSLSVTGTDGKTTTTAMLSKVMIDAGKDPVVFLGGKSPHLEHGNYRNGEGPIVAEVDESDGFFASFSSLHAIVTNVRGDHLEHYNNSLKNLQAHFHYFAKRITGIFIYNADDEASKRLFGGMGITFGENDGDYRFTKRTCDRTKQSFEVYHGKHSLGRFTLNLPGIHNVYNATAVIAMAAELGIPMDIVKNSLATFKSVDRRFTFRGFSEEKNLYFIDDYAHTPDEIRNTIRGAKESYPDRKIIVVFQPHRYSRLARENGRFAASLKSADAVCVYKLYDAYEKGRYAVSEVEVLEGLKNYGVESYHADDYNDILNWLDSKRDAVVLFLGAGDITEASKLSALKFG, from the coding sequence TTGAAATATCATTTTATTGGTATTGGCGGGATCGGAATGAGTGGTCTCGCTCTTCATTTAGCGGCTGAGGGTAATGAGGTTTATGGCTCAAATTTCGAAGAAAATGAGCGGGTTGAATACCTGAGGCGCGTTGGTATGCGCATTTATATTGGACATGCCCGCGAGAACTGGGAAAACCCCGATGTGGTTGTCCATACAACCGCTGTCAGTAGAGGAAATCCCGAGCTTGAACGCAGTATTTCCGAAGGTGTTCCCCTTCTTTATCGTATGGAACTTCTCAGAAAAGTAATAGCTTCCCGAAACTCACTCAGCGTTACCGGTACGGATGGCAAAACAACGACAACCGCTATGCTTTCCAAAGTAATGATAGACGCAGGAAAAGACCCTGTTGTCTTTCTTGGAGGAAAATCTCCACATCTGGAACATGGAAATTACAGAAATGGTGAAGGACCTATTGTCGCCGAGGTTGATGAAAGCGATGGTTTCTTTGCTTCATTTTCTTCACTTCACGCTATAGTGACTAACGTTCGCGGAGATCATTTAGAACACTACAACAATTCTCTAAAAAACCTACAAGCTCATTTTCACTACTTCGCCAAAAGAATAACCGGCATCTTCATATACAACGCCGATGATGAGGCTTCAAAAAGGCTCTTTGGCGGGATGGGAATCACCTTTGGTGAAAATGATGGTGATTACAGATTTACCAAAAGAACCTGTGATAGGACAAAACAGAGTTTCGAAGTTTATCATGGTAAACATTCCCTCGGGCGTTTCACGCTGAACCTTCCCGGAATACACAACGTTTATAATGCAACAGCCGTAATCGCTATGGCTGCCGAACTTGGAATTCCAATGGACATTGTAAAAAACTCATTGGCAACGTTCAAGAGCGTAGACAGGCGCTTCACTTTTAGAGGCTTTAGTGAAGAGAAAAATCTTTACTTCATAGACGATTATGCCCACACACCTGACGAAATAAGAAACACAATAAGGGGAGCAAAAGAAAGTTATCCAGATAGAAAGATCATTGTTGTATTTCAACCCCACAGATACTCGAGGCTTGCCAGGGAAAATGGACGGTTTGCAGCATCCTTAAAAAGCGCCGACGCTGTGTGCGTTTACAAGCTTTATGACGCCTACGAAAAAGGAAGATACGCTGTCAGCGAAGTTGAAGTTTTGGAAGGCCTGAAGAATTACGGCGTAGAATCCTACCACGCCGACGACTACAACGACATCCTCAACTGGCTGGACAGCAAACGTGACGCTGTGGTTCTCTTTCTTGGAGCCGGCGATATAACAGAAGCTTCAAAACTCAGTGCTTTAAAATTCGGATAA
- a CDS encoding UDP-N-acetylglucosamine--N-acetylmuramyl-(pentapeptide) pyrophosphoryl-undecaprenol N-acetylglucosamine transferase yields the protein MRKNLKVAFCGGGTGGHYYPAIAVYQELSKRFDIEALYFTIAGRLDDKNVEQDIPRVKRIPLKVKGLRRPLAHPENFFRVLSHLRTSSKVKKILKDFNPDLVFSTGGYISYPVVKAAHTLGIPIYIHEQNSIPGIANKKLSVFARKVFVSFSESADYFPVPKDKIIVSGNPVRKPVKNREELLNQLGFDPKTPFVVITGGSLGSDLLNKLALSLYSKILEHGPNINFLHITGNENISAKLNEFPFVIEKAYEPELHEYINIADAVIARGGATTIAEILNYKSFGIIIPWEGAAENHQYYNAVSLEKQGQGCVILESAATPEKIYSTLVTTLKRMSFKNNEVFRNPARVIVEHVVREE from the coding sequence ATGCGTAAAAACCTTAAAGTAGCATTCTGCGGTGGCGGAACGGGCGGCCACTACTATCCTGCCATCGCCGTGTACCAGGAACTCTCAAAAAGGTTCGACATCGAAGCGTTGTATTTCACCATAGCCGGGAGGCTTGATGATAAAAACGTAGAACAGGACATACCACGAGTAAAAAGAATTCCTCTCAAAGTGAAGGGATTGCGAAGGCCCCTGGCCCATCCTGAGAATTTTTTCCGGGTTTTGTCACATCTTCGCACCTCTTCAAAAGTAAAAAAAATCCTGAAAGATTTCAATCCTGATCTCGTTTTTTCGACGGGAGGGTACATTTCATATCCCGTTGTTAAAGCTGCACACACGCTTGGAATCCCCATCTACATTCACGAACAAAATTCCATTCCAGGGATTGCCAACAAAAAACTTTCTGTCTTCGCACGAAAAGTATTCGTTTCCTTTTCAGAAAGTGCGGATTATTTCCCTGTACCAAAAGATAAAATAATCGTAAGCGGAAACCCTGTCAGAAAACCCGTTAAAAATCGCGAAGAACTTCTCAATCAACTAGGGTTCGACCCAAAAACTCCCTTTGTGGTCATAACCGGGGGAAGCCTTGGATCGGATTTGCTGAATAAATTGGCACTTTCGCTTTACTCAAAGATACTTGAACACGGCCCTAACATAAATTTCCTTCACATTACTGGAAATGAAAATATCTCTGCTAAACTGAATGAATTCCCCTTTGTTATTGAGAAAGCTTATGAACCAGAACTTCACGAATACATAAATATAGCTGATGCAGTTATAGCGCGTGGTGGCGCAACAACGATAGCCGAAATCCTTAATTACAAGAGCTTTGGTATAATAATACCGTGGGAAGGCGCCGCAGAAAATCATCAATATTACAACGCTGTTTCACTGGAAAAACAGGGGCAGGGTTGTGTTATACTTGAAAGCGCAGCAACTCCAGAAAAAATTTATTCCACACTCGTTACAACCCTAAAAAGGATGAGCTTCAAAAACAATGAGGTTTTCAGAAATCCCGCAAGGGTTATAGTAGAACATGTAGTTCGGGAGGAATAG
- a CDS encoding FtsW/RodA/SpoVE family cell cycle protein, whose protein sequence is MKRSYLLLTLFTSVLLVLGFVFIYSAGISMEARLPYLSARDFLTKQLIAFVIGLIAAVITVHIKSSTHFKNVFYVYYPAIIFLLVTVLLFPSRGGSHRWIELGGFSLQVSEFAKVVLIMALAKYFGWIEEKNLNFLRTFIIPLLIAAPFIFLVFIEPDLSTTGLLILITLVMMFLGGIKIRHILLAVALTIVLIFAAYRLELLKSYQIERFITFISSFRGQEHEQISYSLKAISAGGLFGTGLGMGTVKYYLPVSYSDFIFATIGEELGLVGIFLLMISYIGFVQKLVLIGLKVPKKKEGKLYIIGFAFYVMIQATINIAVNLGLFPPTGVTLPFVSYGGSSLISLLIGFAFVFSIILEKEEDHA, encoded by the coding sequence ATGAAACGGTCTTATCTTCTCCTAACCCTTTTTACCAGTGTTCTTTTGGTTCTTGGCTTTGTGTTTATATACAGCGCAGGGATCAGCATGGAAGCAAGACTTCCCTATCTTTCTGCTCGCGATTTTCTCACCAAGCAGCTCATTGCTTTCGTTATAGGTCTGATCGCCGCAGTGATAACCGTGCACATAAAAAGTTCCACCCATTTCAAAAACGTCTTTTACGTATATTATCCAGCGATAATCTTTCTTCTTGTCACAGTCCTCCTCTTTCCAAGCAGGGGTGGTTCTCACAGGTGGATAGAACTCGGAGGTTTCTCACTTCAGGTTTCAGAATTTGCAAAAGTCGTTTTGATAATGGCTTTAGCAAAATATTTCGGATGGATAGAAGAAAAAAACCTGAATTTTTTGAGAACCTTTATAATACCATTGCTGATTGCCGCTCCATTCATTTTCCTGGTGTTCATTGAACCAGACCTGTCCACTACCGGTCTCCTCATTTTGATAACCCTGGTGATGATGTTCCTCGGTGGAATAAAAATAAGGCATATTCTCCTTGCAGTAGCACTCACCATTGTTCTGATCTTCGCCGCATACCGATTAGAATTATTGAAATCTTACCAGATAGAAAGGTTCATAACCTTTATCTCATCCTTCAGAGGACAGGAACATGAGCAGATTTCGTACAGTCTCAAAGCTATTTCAGCTGGCGGTTTATTTGGAACAGGGCTCGGAATGGGAACAGTGAAGTATTACCTTCCGGTAAGTTACTCTGACTTTATCTTTGCCACAATAGGCGAAGAACTCGGACTTGTAGGGATTTTCCTGCTGATGATTTCTTATATAGGATTTGTCCAAAAGCTGGTGCTGATAGGTTTGAAAGTCCCAAAGAAAAAGGAAGGAAAATTGTACATCATTGGTTTTGCCTTTTATGTGATGATACAGGCTACGATAAACATCGCGGTTAATCTCGGCCTATTTCCACCGACGGGTGTAACATTGCCTTTTGTCAGTTACGGGGGTTCATCTTTGATATCCCTGCTTATAGGCTTTGCTTTCGTTTTCAGCATCATTTTAGAAAAGGAAGAAGATCATGCGTAA
- the murD gene encoding UDP-N-acetylmuramoyl-L-alanine--D-glutamate ligase: protein MYSGKAGIIGLGESNYRLVEYLLQNSHSEIFVSEKGKLDLEKKEFLKTNNIEFEESGHTEKLYDCDWFILSPGISPHSEVGERILSSGKPFTTELEFALDKLKKLEHGVIVGITGTNGKSTVTTMVGHIAKKSGLKTFIGGNLGTPLISSINERFDVYVVEVSSFQLTWFGKKEKYFHLSSILNIAQDHLDYHRDMREYALAKLKIIELTSGSSIINSEILENFGDLLVDKTKKQIIPFSTRKDSFFCLKDGIMRLHKLSISLDSLNFPGIHNQENAAITLGLAQFLGIHVHDALEKLQDYAFLDHRMQKCGQINGVTFINDSKATNAHAVINALENFDLEKVIIILSGKEKREDYTPLIKKISRVKHIIFLGDSLKSLIERLKKKGITYDVVHTIDEALKKAVELSKAGDIVLFSPGGSSFDLYKNYKERGKDFVKAFNNLIKREEVI from the coding sequence ATGTACTCCGGAAAAGCAGGGATAATCGGCCTTGGCGAGTCGAATTATCGACTTGTGGAGTATCTTCTACAAAATTCACACTCAGAAATCTTTGTTTCAGAAAAAGGGAAACTTGATCTCGAAAAAAAAGAATTTCTAAAGACAAATAATATAGAGTTTGAAGAAAGCGGTCATACTGAGAAACTCTACGATTGTGATTGGTTCATCCTGAGCCCGGGAATTTCTCCACACTCAGAAGTCGGCGAGAGAATTCTCTCTTCGGGAAAACCCTTTACAACAGAACTGGAATTCGCCCTCGATAAACTCAAAAAACTCGAGCACGGTGTAATCGTTGGAATAACCGGTACCAATGGAAAATCAACAGTTACCACCATGGTTGGACATATCGCAAAAAAAAGTGGGTTGAAAACCTTTATCGGAGGAAACCTGGGAACTCCACTAATAAGCTCTATCAATGAACGTTTTGATGTTTACGTAGTTGAAGTGAGTTCCTTCCAACTCACGTGGTTCGGCAAAAAAGAAAAATACTTCCATCTATCTTCAATACTGAACATCGCCCAGGACCACCTCGACTACCATAGGGACATGCGGGAGTATGCTCTCGCCAAACTCAAAATAATAGAGCTGACCTCCGGGTCTTCCATAATAAACTCCGAAATACTCGAAAATTTTGGAGACCTACTGGTAGATAAAACCAAAAAACAAATTATTCCTTTTTCAACCAGAAAAGATAGCTTCTTCTGCCTGAAAGACGGTATAATGAGACTTCACAAATTATCCATATCTCTGGATAGTCTGAACTTTCCAGGAATTCATAATCAAGAAAACGCCGCGATAACCCTCGGACTCGCACAATTTCTGGGGATCCATGTCCACGACGCTCTGGAAAAACTCCAGGATTACGCATTTCTCGACCACAGAATGCAAAAATGCGGGCAAATAAACGGCGTAACATTTATCAACGACTCAAAAGCGACTAATGCCCACGCCGTTATCAATGCTTTGGAAAATTTCGACCTTGAAAAAGTTATAATCATCCTATCAGGAAAAGAAAAACGTGAAGATTACACCCCGTTGATCAAAAAAATATCCAGAGTAAAGCATATAATTTTTCTTGGTGATTCCTTAAAAAGCCTTATAGAAAGATTGAAAAAGAAAGGAATCACCTATGATGTGGTTCACACAATAGATGAGGCTCTCAAAAAAGCCGTGGAGCTATCAAAAGCAGGTGACATTGTCTTGTTCAGTCCCGGTGGATCGAGTTTCGATCTGTATAAGAATTACAAAGAACGCGGAAAAGATTTCGTCAAAGCCTTTAACAACCTGATAAAAAGGGAAGAAGTGATCTGA
- the mraY gene encoding phospho-N-acetylmuramoyl-pentapeptide-transferase — protein sequence MENNVIVFFLSFLSSVVFIEGFKRFQKKLRIGQYIREEGPDLHNYKTGTPTAAGLVFIPIFIAVLLNFNRGPESFLIAFSALSYGLIGAIDDFMKIKRKNASGITAVQKLFMQFTAAFIIVYFIQQINPHTYLIVPFSGYKLDLGWFYYLLSSVVIVGVSNAVNLTDGVDGLAGFVFIGSIVPLLIVGYQSVVYLSLIGLLMGFLWHNWHPASIFMGDAGSLALGGILATSFALNGLELFLIFFGFIFLLETLSVIIQVTSFKFRGKRVFRMSPIHHHFELLGWKEEKIAFRFSTLALLVSLLGIIGWREL from the coding sequence GTGGAGAATAACGTAATTGTTTTTTTTCTTTCCTTTTTAAGTAGTGTCGTATTTATTGAGGGATTCAAACGTTTCCAGAAAAAACTTCGAATCGGACAATACATTCGCGAAGAAGGCCCCGATCTTCATAACTACAAAACCGGAACCCCTACAGCAGCGGGTCTCGTTTTCATCCCGATTTTCATTGCGGTACTTCTGAATTTCAACAGAGGCCCGGAAAGTTTTCTTATCGCATTCTCTGCTCTTTCCTATGGGTTAATCGGAGCCATCGATGACTTCATGAAAATAAAGCGAAAAAACGCCTCGGGGATAACAGCCGTTCAAAAATTGTTCATGCAATTTACGGCAGCTTTCATTATCGTTTATTTCATTCAGCAAATAAACCCCCATACGTATCTGATCGTTCCTTTCAGCGGTTATAAACTGGATTTGGGATGGTTCTATTATCTCCTTTCATCAGTGGTTATCGTTGGGGTCAGCAACGCTGTGAATCTTACAGACGGTGTTGACGGCCTTGCGGGATTCGTTTTTATCGGTTCAATTGTACCTTTGCTCATTGTAGGATACCAATCCGTTGTATATCTTTCCCTGATTGGCCTGCTGATGGGATTTTTATGGCATAACTGGCATCCAGCAAGTATCTTCATGGGGGATGCCGGTTCACTGGCACTCGGAGGGATTCTTGCAACCTCTTTCGCTCTGAACGGTCTGGAGCTTTTCTTGATATTCTTTGGTTTTATCTTTCTACTGGAGACCCTGAGTGTTATTATACAGGTTACCTCATTCAAGTTCAGGGGAAAACGGGTTTTCAGGATGTCCCCTATTCATCATCATTTCGAACTTCTTGGCTGGAAAGAAGAAAAAATTGCGTTCCGTTTCTCAACACTCGCTTTATTAGTTTCTTTACTCGGAATAATCGGCTGGAGGGAATTATAA
- a CDS encoding UDP-N-acetylmuramoyl-tripeptide--D-alanyl-D-alanine ligase, with protein MSSSKQLDVKRFLKLTDGRKIRIDSRVVKIGDVFIALKGTRVDGNDFIDDALKRGAIFGVSNRSSDNPAVFFHPDPKKLLIEAAAFILKHSKIKHKIAITGSNGKTTTKEILASILSDYGKVFKTPGNLNTEIGIPIAILENRSQLAECDYAIFEFGTSKKGDISFLTDLVNPDIAVLLNVGTAHRGNFNDETELLQEKCSIFETLQKDSTAITNGDDKRIRSMISELSCKKLFFGQRNGDLKIMKFDYSKNNTFVAFKAFGEMKMAKLKGIWNSGQLLDFGAAYLTALSLKIEEPLLNINRIILPFNNRFSVENIAGIILINDCYNSSLESVESAIKSIAKLKKERTFAVVGSILEQGKYSKKTHEELGRLLNFFDHIVLYTKDTQVEAVQNTANIDFKSSNPEEVAEWLKKNCRYGDLVYFKASRGVALEEAILSFRRRLQSGE; from the coding sequence GTGAGCTCATCTAAACAACTTGACGTGAAACGTTTTCTGAAACTTACTGACGGAAGAAAAATCAGAATCGACTCGCGAGTGGTTAAAATCGGGGACGTATTCATAGCCTTGAAGGGCACGAGGGTTGACGGAAATGATTTCATAGACGACGCTCTCAAACGTGGAGCAATTTTTGGCGTCTCAAACCGAAGTTCAGACAATCCTGCTGTTTTCTTTCATCCAGACCCGAAGAAACTGCTCATTGAAGCAGCTGCTTTTATTCTGAAGCACTCAAAAATCAAGCACAAAATCGCGATAACCGGATCTAACGGAAAAACAACGACCAAAGAAATTCTTGCTTCCATACTTTCTGACTATGGTAAGGTGTTCAAAACACCAGGTAACCTCAACACTGAAATAGGTATTCCCATAGCTATTCTCGAAAACCGTTCACAGCTGGCAGAATGCGATTATGCCATCTTTGAATTCGGAACGAGCAAAAAAGGGGATATCTCTTTTTTGACAGACCTTGTAAATCCAGATATTGCCGTTCTCTTGAACGTGGGCACGGCTCACCGGGGGAACTTCAATGACGAAACCGAATTACTTCAGGAAAAGTGCTCGATATTCGAAACTCTTCAGAAAGATTCAACAGCAATCACAAACGGTGATGATAAAAGAATCAGGTCAATGATTTCGGAGCTCAGTTGCAAAAAGTTGTTTTTTGGACAGCGCAACGGAGATTTGAAGATAATGAAATTTGACTATTCCAAAAACAATACCTTTGTCGCTTTCAAAGCTTTCGGAGAAATGAAGATGGCAAAGCTCAAAGGGATCTGGAATTCCGGTCAATTACTGGACTTTGGTGCCGCTTATCTAACAGCTCTTTCTTTAAAAATTGAAGAACCGCTCCTCAATATCAACAGAATTATCTTACCTTTCAACAATCGCTTCTCAGTGGAGAACATTGCGGGAATAATCCTGATAAATGACTGTTACAACAGCAGTTTAGAATCTGTAGAGTCTGCCATAAAAAGTATAGCCAAGCTAAAAAAAGAGAGAACTTTTGCTGTTGTAGGCTCTATACTTGAACAGGGAAAATATTCAAAAAAAACCCATGAAGAACTCGGAAGACTATTGAACTTTTTTGACCACATAGTTCTTTACACAAAGGACACCCAGGTTGAGGCAGTACAAAATACCGCAAACATTGATTTCAAAAGTTCGAATCCGGAAGAAGTCGCCGAATGGCTGAAAAAAAACTGCCGCTATGGCGATCTGGTTTATTTCAAAGCATCAAGAGGTGTTGCACTCGAAGAAGCTATCCTGAGTTTTCGTAGGAGGTTGCAGAGTGGAGAATAA
- a CDS encoding UDP-N-acetylmuramoyl-L-alanyl-D-glutamate--2,6-diaminopimelate ligase translates to MKLSHLIELLGNNLVEVTNLNGKDPEVNDVVSNSRLLKPGNLFICLQGTSFDSHLLAPELQERGAAALIAEKKIDVDLDIPIIYVKSSRLAEAHLYMEINDHPYKKLTTIGVTGTNGKTTVTTLINHILETFQRKSALVGTVKNVIGDYVSTNPKNTTPGPATLAKYMKMAVEKNLEYFVMEVSSHGLAMHRVDGMRFDVAVLTNVTRDHLDFHASFEDYYRTKLRIFNLLKPVGKAVVNSDNVNIGDIKLPRDKIITYGFGNESDFRMENLEISRTGMYFTVETPFGSKHKVYTRLVGEHNAYNVTATIATMESLNYDTEHILEAISTFSGVPGRFEFVEEATKYGFDVLVDFAHTPDALEKLLKTAKKLSEGRIIIVFGAGGDADKGKRPLMGEIASRFADVVILTSDDPKKEDPEEILNDIEAGISKTKPYLVIPDRREAISVALTLANRQDTVLIAGRGHEDYQAFADYVVAFNDKRVVKEILDTKFRRHAKR, encoded by the coding sequence GTGAAACTTTCCCATCTCATCGAGCTTCTCGGTAATAACCTCGTTGAGGTTACCAACCTCAACGGGAAAGACCCCGAGGTCAATGATGTGGTGAGTAACTCCCGCCTTCTCAAGCCCGGAAACCTCTTTATCTGTCTTCAAGGTACTTCTTTTGACTCCCATTTGCTCGCTCCTGAACTTCAAGAAAGAGGTGCAGCTGCTTTAATTGCTGAGAAAAAAATCGATGTTGATCTTGATATTCCTATTATATACGTTAAAAGCAGCAGGCTTGCAGAAGCACATTTGTACATGGAAATCAACGACCATCCCTACAAAAAACTCACGACAATCGGAGTTACTGGAACGAACGGAAAGACCACGGTAACCACTCTGATAAACCACATTCTCGAAACCTTTCAAAGAAAATCTGCTCTCGTGGGAACCGTAAAGAACGTGATCGGTGACTATGTCTCGACAAATCCCAAAAACACCACTCCCGGACCAGCTACTCTGGCGAAATACATGAAGATGGCTGTAGAGAAAAATCTAGAATACTTCGTTATGGAAGTTTCTTCTCACGGTCTTGCAATGCACAGAGTCGATGGAATGCGCTTTGATGTTGCTGTGCTTACAAACGTAACACGTGATCACCTCGATTTTCACGCTTCTTTTGAAGATTATTACAGGACTAAGTTGCGGATCTTTAATTTACTCAAACCTGTCGGAAAAGCTGTGGTGAATTCGGATAACGTAAATATTGGAGATATAAAGCTCCCGAGGGATAAAATAATAACCTATGGCTTTGGAAACGAATCTGACTTTCGCATGGAAAACCTGGAGATCTCCAGAACAGGTATGTATTTCACCGTTGAGACACCGTTTGGTTCCAAACATAAAGTTTACACGCGCCTCGTTGGCGAACACAATGCTTATAACGTAACCGCCACAATCGCTACAATGGAATCTTTGAATTACGACACCGAACACATCCTGGAAGCAATTTCCACTTTCAGTGGTGTCCCGGGAAGATTCGAATTCGTTGAGGAAGCTACAAAATACGGCTTCGATGTCCTTGTAGATTTTGCTCATACTCCAGACGCTCTGGAAAAACTTCTGAAAACTGCAAAAAAACTCTCAGAGGGAAGAATCATTATTGTCTTTGGCGCCGGTGGAGACGCCGATAAAGGTAAAAGACCGTTAATGGGAGAAATCGCCTCCAGATTCGCTGATGTTGTTATCTTAACGTCTGATGATCCCAAAAAAGAAGATCCCGAAGAAATCCTGAATGACATAGAAGCAGGAATAAGCAAAACAAAGCCGTACCTTGTCATTCCGGATAGAAGAGAGGCTATATCTGTAGCTCTTACGCTGGCAAATCGACAGGACACCGTTTTAATAGCGGGAAGAGGACATGAAGATTATCAGGCCTTTGCGGATTATGTTGTAGCTTTTAATGATAAAAGAGTCGTTAAAGAGATTCTGGATACAAAATTTCGGAGGCATGCTAAAAGGTGA